In a single window of the Gloeocapsa sp. PCC 73106 genome:
- a CDS encoding CopG family ribbon-helix-helix protein: protein MNKENVTFQVDSDKKLALDALAASMNCDRSYILNEAIQMYLEMYRWQIEEIKRGVAEAEAGDFATPEEVKNTFAKLSNAN from the coding sequence ATGAATAAAGAAAATGTGACTTTCCAAGTTGATAGTGACAAAAAGCTTGCACTTGACGCGCTTGCAGCAAGTATGAACTGCGATAGAAGTTACATCCTCAACGAAGCGATTCAGATGTACTTAGAAATGTACCGTTGGCAGATCGAAGAGATAAAAAGGGGAGTTGCTGAAGCAGAAGCGGGGGATTTTGCTACTCCTGAAGAGGTTAAAAATACCTTTGCTAAGTTAAGTAATGCAAATTAG
- a CDS encoding glutamate-5-semialdehyde dehydrogenase, which produces METIARKTRSGAQNLAILNEAARNEACEAIASSLEASKAEILAANQADLTQATESGIPEPLYARLKLGESKLATAIAGVRDVAKIADPLGVRQIHRQLAEGLILERITCPLGVLGVIFEARPEALIQITSLAIKSGNGVILKGGKEATNSCQILTKVIKNALTTTQVSPDVIQLLTTREEIHALLALEEYLDLIIPRGSNEFVRYIQANTKIPVLGHADGICHLYVDAKADLEQAIAITVDAKTQYPAACNSIETLLVHEAIAPVFLPRVAEALAQHHVTLLGDQATRQYLDIAPATEIDWRTEYCDLILSIKLVSSPEEAIAHINTYGSKHTDAIVTQDKETAAIFLNQVDSAGVFHNCSTRFADGFRYGFGAEVGISTQKMPPRGPVGLEGLVTYKYRLIGNGHIVANYHPTTYL; this is translated from the coding sequence TTGGAAACAATTGCTCGAAAAACTCGTTCTGGCGCTCAAAATCTGGCAATTCTTAACGAAGCCGCGCGAAATGAAGCTTGTGAAGCGATCGCCTCCAGTCTAGAAGCCTCAAAAGCCGAAATTTTAGCAGCTAATCAAGCCGATTTAACTCAAGCAACTGAATCAGGTATACCCGAACCTCTCTACGCGCGCTTAAAGTTGGGAGAAAGCAAATTAGCAACAGCGATCGCAGGAGTCAGAGACGTAGCTAAAATAGCTGATCCTCTCGGTGTGCGTCAAATCCATCGCCAACTAGCTGAGGGTTTAATCTTGGAGAGGATAACTTGTCCCCTAGGAGTGTTGGGAGTCATTTTTGAAGCTCGTCCAGAAGCATTAATTCAAATTACTAGCTTAGCGATTAAATCGGGTAACGGAGTCATCCTCAAAGGAGGAAAAGAAGCGACTAATTCTTGTCAGATTCTCACCAAAGTAATTAAAAATGCTCTAACTACCACTCAAGTTAGTCCCGATGTTATTCAGTTGCTCACCACTAGAGAAGAAATTCACGCTTTATTAGCTTTAGAAGAGTATCTAGATTTGATTATTCCCCGGGGTTCTAATGAGTTTGTGCGCTATATTCAAGCTAATACCAAAATTCCAGTTTTGGGTCACGCTGATGGTATTTGTCATCTCTACGTCGACGCTAAAGCAGATTTAGAGCAAGCTATCGCTATTACCGTAGACGCTAAAACTCAATATCCCGCAGCATGTAACTCAATTGAAACATTATTAGTTCATGAAGCGATCGCCCCCGTCTTTTTACCTCGAGTAGCGGAAGCTCTAGCTCAACATCACGTCACTCTACTCGGAGATCAAGCAACGCGTCAATATTTAGACATAGCACCAGCAACAGAAATTGACTGGCGCACCGAATACTGTGATTTAATCCTATCAATAAAATTAGTTTCCTCTCCAGAAGAAGCGATCGCCCATATTAATACCTATGGCTCTAAACATACCGACGCGATCGTTACTCAAGATAAAGAAACCGCCGCTATCTTCCTCAATCAAGTAGACTCAGCCGGAGTTTTTCACAATTGCTCTACCCGTTTCGCTGATGGCTTCCGTTACGGCTTTGGCGCTGAAGTAGGTATTAGTACTCAAAAAATGCCCCCCAGAGGACCGGTAGGCTTAGAAGGTTTAGTAACATATAAATACCGATTGATTGGAAATGGTCATATCGTTGCCAATTATCATCCAACCACATATTTATGA